From a region of the Paenibacillus sp. FSL R10-2734 genome:
- a CDS encoding cytosine permease — protein MDQAKLEQNYDRYKSYGYGEELLPKKPEQRDWGMSNYITLWMGAVHNIMSYMTVAGFFVLGLDTTQVLFAVMLSAIIVSAFYALNGYSASKYGLPFAMLLRDSFGVKGAIIPALIRGLVAGLVFFGTTTVVGAESLNVIFARFIPNYMDLGGGFTLFGLAFPTMISYAILWTATVLLFLGGMKTLGKFGNWSSPVVYVFIIGAAVWAIKIAGGFGPILEYVPANPSSSPLVFIACVSALVSNWAGPVVNMSDFTHRAKSPRAAMIGLPVGFILSYILFAITCVALIAGTEIAFGEPIFNIVHAIDKIESTFAVVVLILALNVGAIAFVVFANLLPAGLQMSSLFPKKFTVKTAGVLTAVVGTLILPWKLVESTTTLFYFYSFIGSIFGPIAGIMLSSFFIHRKRVLDLDHIYVPAGSNGEYKNGYNPVAMAVLAVSFILPMSGAFLKGIPFLVRMNDFAFFSGLIVSFVLYTIFSKTLKSSQLN, from the coding sequence ATGGATCAAGCAAAGTTAGAACAAAATTATGATAGGTACAAATCATACGGTTACGGTGAGGAATTACTACCCAAAAAGCCTGAGCAAAGAGACTGGGGAATGTCCAACTATATAACACTCTGGATGGGCGCTGTTCATAACATTATGTCGTATATGACAGTAGCAGGTTTCTTCGTCCTAGGGCTGGATACAACACAGGTGCTCTTTGCCGTTATGCTTTCAGCTATTATTGTCTCCGCATTTTATGCTTTAAATGGGTATTCTGCCTCCAAATATGGGCTGCCATTCGCGATGCTGCTTCGTGATTCATTTGGTGTAAAGGGAGCCATTATACCTGCATTAATACGAGGACTTGTTGCTGGGTTAGTATTCTTTGGAACCACAACCGTTGTAGGTGCAGAATCATTAAATGTTATATTTGCTAGATTTATTCCGAATTATATGGATTTAGGCGGTGGCTTCACACTATTCGGGCTAGCGTTCCCGACAATGATCTCTTATGCAATTCTTTGGACAGCAACGGTTCTGTTGTTCTTAGGCGGAATGAAAACATTAGGAAAGTTCGGTAACTGGTCATCGCCAGTAGTATATGTGTTCATCATCGGTGCTGCTGTTTGGGCGATCAAGATTGCTGGAGGTTTTGGCCCGATTTTAGAGTACGTACCAGCAAACCCAAGTTCAAGTCCACTAGTCTTTATTGCTTGCGTAAGTGCATTAGTATCTAACTGGGCGGGCCCTGTTGTGAATATGTCGGACTTCACGCATCGTGCGAAATCACCAAGAGCGGCTATGATTGGCTTACCAGTAGGGTTTATCTTGTCTTATATTCTTTTCGCCATTACTTGTGTTGCTTTAATCGCGGGTACTGAAATTGCATTTGGTGAGCCGATCTTCAATATCGTTCATGCCATTGATAAAATTGAAAGCACTTTCGCTGTTGTTGTATTGATTCTAGCGCTAAATGTAGGAGCAATCGCCTTCGTAGTATTTGCCAACTTATTGCCAGCTGGCTTGCAAATGTCATCTCTTTTCCCGAAAAAATTCACTGTAAAGACTGCGGGTGTCTTAACAGCCGTTGTTGGAACTTTGATTTTGCCATGGAAGCTTGTAGAAAGCACGACGACCTTATTTTACTTCTATAGCTTTATTGGGTCTATCTTTGGTCCAATTGCGGGTATTATGCTTTCAAGCTTCTTTATTCATCGGAAAAGAGTATTAGATCTTGACCATATCTATGTCCCAGCAGGTAGCAATGGTGAATATAAGAATGGTTACAACCCAGTTGCAATGGCTGTTTTAGCAGTCAGCTTCATCCTTCCTATGTCAGGCGCATTTCTTAAGGGTATCCCATTCCTAGTTAGGATGAATGATTTTGCATTCTTTAGTGGCTTAATTGTTTCGTTTGTTCTATACACCATCTTTAGCAAAACATTAAAATCATCCCAATTAAACTAG
- the arcC gene encoding carbamate kinase: protein MKETVIVAIGGNALVKENGLDSIHDQSEAVKEVVVNIVDMVQEGYNVVVTHGNGPQVGFGLRRSEIAHEIAGMSPVPLVNCGADTQGGIGYLIQQALINEFAVRGIHKNVATVITQVEVSSEDPNFKSPTKPVGSFFSQEQAEEMKNEHPEWSFVEDSGRGYRRVVPSPRPIDIVEKDAIKSLIDGGFVVVAAGGGGIAVVKSDDNTYKGIDAVIDKDFATSLLAEQIHAEILIITTGVSRVCINYGKPNQQELSKMTVDETKQYVLENHFPAGSMLPKIEASLSFLEKSGTRVIITNPESLKDAMNEQAGTHIVK from the coding sequence ATGAAAGAAACTGTGATTGTTGCTATTGGTGGGAACGCATTGGTCAAGGAAAATGGCCTGGATTCGATTCATGACCAATCTGAAGCAGTAAAAGAAGTTGTCGTTAATATTGTTGATATGGTGCAAGAGGGCTACAATGTCGTCGTTACACATGGTAATGGACCACAAGTAGGGTTTGGACTAAGAAGATCTGAGATTGCACATGAAATTGCCGGCATGTCTCCTGTTCCACTAGTGAATTGTGGAGCTGATACACAAGGTGGAATAGGTTATTTAATTCAACAAGCCCTAATTAATGAATTTGCAGTTAGAGGAATCCATAAGAATGTGGCTACAGTAATTACGCAAGTTGAAGTAAGCTCTGAAGATCCTAATTTCAAGAGTCCAACGAAACCAGTGGGATCTTTCTTTTCCCAAGAACAAGCTGAAGAAATGAAAAATGAGCATCCTGAATGGAGCTTTGTAGAAGACTCTGGTAGAGGATACCGTAGAGTAGTTCCATCACCAAGACCTATAGATATTGTGGAGAAAGACGCGATTAAGTCATTAATCGATGGGGGCTTTGTCGTTGTCGCTGCAGGCGGTGGAGGGATCGCAGTCGTGAAGTCTGATGATAACACGTACAAAGGTATCGATGCAGTCATCGATAAGGATTTTGCTACGAGTCTTTTAGCAGAACAAATTCATGCAGAGATATTAATTATTACAACTGGAGTGTCTAGAGTTTGCATCAACTATGGTAAACCGAATCAACAGGAGCTATCCAAGATGACGGTTGATGAGACCAAACAATATGTACTAGAAAATCACTTTCCAGCAGGAAGCATGCTGCCTAAAATTGAGGCGAGTTTAAGCTTCTTAGAGAAAAGCGGAACGCGAGTTATTATTACGAATCCGGAAAGCTTGAAGGATGCAATGAATGAACAAGCAGGCACTCATATCGTGAAGTAA
- a CDS encoding ankyrin repeat domain-containing protein encodes MNTKLIEASQQGELAYVEKLLSEGASVDYKDAAGRTALMAATQNNQIAIAKRLIEAGSDVNTRDITQLSPFICSAANGFYEILRLMIAGGADLKSVNRFGGTALLPSSEKGYLKTVEVCIGAGVPVNHVNNLGWSALLEAVILGNGGRLYSDIIEALVHAGADVHLPDRDGLSSLQRAEENGQHKVMKILEQSFQENNEYIKQAKALAKNDQYEEAISVINKALEVEADSLDFIYYKGYFLQELKRYEEALQCYESGLSIDPANIEFYFYTANCLRLWKKPEEALQEYDKACELAPNETFYRYHKSNYLRELGRHEEAIVEMEKLLALQPNRYDFSFHKANSLRSLGKHKEAIEAIENAIKNDPTNPLYHSHKKQSLELLG; translated from the coding sequence TTGAATACGAAACTTATTGAAGCGAGCCAACAGGGAGAACTGGCTTATGTTGAGAAACTATTAAGCGAAGGTGCCAGTGTTGATTATAAAGATGCTGCGGGGCGAACAGCGTTAATGGCGGCAACTCAGAACAATCAAATCGCGATTGCTAAAAGATTAATAGAAGCTGGAAGTGACGTAAACACTAGAGATATTACACAACTCTCACCGTTTATTTGCTCAGCAGCAAATGGCTTTTATGAAATCCTGCGTCTTATGATTGCTGGTGGAGCTGATTTGAAGAGCGTTAATCGTTTTGGAGGAACAGCGCTGTTACCATCGAGCGAAAAGGGCTACTTAAAAACCGTAGAAGTGTGTATTGGTGCTGGGGTTCCAGTGAATCATGTCAACAACTTAGGGTGGTCAGCCCTGCTTGAAGCAGTCATATTGGGGAATGGTGGACGACTATATTCTGACATTATTGAAGCGCTTGTTCATGCGGGGGCGGACGTTCATTTGCCTGATCGAGATGGACTCTCATCCCTACAACGTGCCGAAGAGAACGGTCAGCATAAAGTTATGAAGATTCTAGAACAAAGCTTCCAAGAAAATAATGAATATATAAAGCAGGCAAAGGCTCTTGCTAAAAACGATCAATATGAAGAAGCTATATCCGTCATTAACAAGGCGCTAGAAGTGGAAGCTGACAGCTTGGATTTCATCTATTATAAAGGTTATTTCTTGCAAGAATTAAAGAGATACGAAGAGGCACTTCAATGCTATGAAAGCGGTTTATCTATTGACCCAGCTAATATAGAATTTTATTTCTACACAGCGAATTGTTTAAGACTTTGGAAAAAACCAGAGGAAGCTCTTCAGGAATATGATAAAGCCTGCGAGCTAGCGCCTAATGAAACGTTCTATCGCTACCACAAATCCAATTATTTAAGAGAACTTGGCCGACATGAAGAAGCGATTGTCGAGATGGAGAAGCTTCTGGCGCTTCAGCCGAATAGATATGACTTCTCTTTCCATAAGGCGAACAGTCTAAGATCGCTTGGTAAGCATAAAGAAGCTATTGAAGCTATTGAGAACGCAATTAAGAATGATCCAACTAATCCGTTATACCATTCACACAAAAAGCAATCTCTTGAGTTACTCGGCTAG
- a CDS encoding DUF1116 domain-containing protein has protein sequence MSKINELFTNKLNVINVGIENFRDDLLKQNANVTHLDWTPPGRGNPELIAALDKLEDPSVTDKIEAANKEAVERIINSQPVLIGFDQAINVVPGMTKNTILHAGPPITWERMNGPMKGAVTGAIVFEGLASNIEEAAELAASGEIIFSPCHEHNCVGSMAGVTSASMFMHIVENKTYGNIAYTNLSEQMSKILRMGANDESVIQRLIWMRDVLGPILRDAMKLNPNGIDLRLMLSQALHMGDECHNRNVAGTTLLIQALTPYIIQTDFTVEQKKEVFEFVSSSDYFSGPTWMALCKCALDAAHGIENSTIVTTMARNGVEFGIRVSGIAGNMWFTGPAQQVIGPMFAGYKPEDSGLDIGDSAITETYGIGGFAMATAPAIVSLVGGTVDDAISYTTKMAEITTTENPNVTIPMLDFIGIPTGIDIQKVIQTGIMPIINTAIAHKDAGIGMIGAGIVNPPIEAFEKALLALSENIK, from the coding sequence ATGAGTAAAATCAATGAACTTTTTACGAATAAACTAAATGTCATTAATGTAGGCATTGAGAACTTTAGAGATGATTTGTTAAAGCAAAACGCGAATGTAACTCACTTGGATTGGACACCGCCAGGCAGAGGGAATCCTGAATTAATTGCTGCGCTGGATAAGCTTGAAGATCCAAGTGTTACAGATAAAATTGAAGCTGCTAATAAAGAGGCTGTTGAGCGAATTATTAACTCGCAACCGGTACTGATTGGCTTTGACCAAGCGATCAATGTGGTTCCTGGTATGACCAAAAATACGATTTTACATGCAGGCCCGCCAATCACTTGGGAACGAATGAATGGCCCGATGAAGGGTGCGGTAACAGGGGCTATTGTATTTGAAGGGCTTGCCTCCAATATTGAAGAGGCTGCTGAACTAGCTGCGTCCGGAGAAATTATTTTCTCGCCATGTCATGAACATAACTGTGTAGGTTCCATGGCTGGTGTAACATCGGCTTCTATGTTTATGCATATTGTTGAGAATAAAACTTATGGCAATATTGCATATACAAATTTAAGTGAGCAAATGTCCAAAATCCTTCGTATGGGTGCCAATGACGAGAGTGTTATCCAGCGTCTGATTTGGATGCGTGATGTATTGGGCCCTATTTTAAGAGATGCGATGAAACTGAATCCAAATGGCATTGACTTGCGCTTAATGCTGTCACAAGCCCTTCATATGGGTGACGAGTGTCATAACCGAAATGTAGCTGGAACAACCCTGCTCATTCAAGCGCTAACGCCTTATATTATCCAGACCGACTTTACAGTTGAACAGAAAAAAGAAGTATTTGAATTCGTTAGCAGCAGTGACTATTTCTCAGGTCCAACATGGATGGCGCTATGTAAATGTGCCCTTGATGCTGCGCATGGCATTGAGAATAGTACAATTGTTACCACAATGGCTCGTAACGGAGTGGAATTCGGTATTCGTGTGAGTGGAATAGCTGGAAACATGTGGTTTACAGGCCCTGCACAACAAGTAATTGGTCCTATGTTTGCTGGTTACAAACCTGAGGATTCTGGTCTTGATATTGGTGACAGTGCGATTACGGAGACCTATGGAATTGGCGGATTCGCTATGGCAACTGCACCAGCCATTGTTTCGCTTGTGGGTGGTACCGTTGATGACGCAATTAGCTACACCACAAAAATGGCAGAAATCACAACCACCGAAAATCCTAACGTGACGATTCCAATGCTTGACTTTATAGGGATTCCAACAGGTATTGATATTCAAAAAGTCATTCAAACAGGAATAATGCCGATTATTAATACAGCGATTGCACATAAAGATGCGGGAATTGGAATGATTGGTGCAGGTATCGTTAACCCTCCAATAGAAGCATTTGAGAAAGCATTACTTGCATTAAGTGAAAATATTAAATAG
- the fdrA gene encoding acyl-CoA synthetase FdrA, whose protein sequence is MTVQVLVKPNTYIDSVSLMSLSTKANQIEIVEQAIIAMGTEMNKEVIRNVGLMTPEVESAKTSDLVIIVKAASEEQCEDAFESINELLTKKKDSSKGKSEIKYSTIGSAVNGTPEANLAIIAVNGSYAPREARKALENNLHVMLFSDNVSIEDEIQLKTLAQEKGLLMMGPDCGTAIIGNVALCFANAVRKGNIGIVGASGTGSQEVTVRIHEFGGGITQLIGTGGRDLSEEVGGIMMLAGIKALEEDDATKVIVLVSKPPAPSVEEKVLAQIKQSKKPVVVWFVGGNEEKVTNAGGHFAKMSKEAALKAVLLAGADESKLNKRALNLPLIEEVRAKLKPEQKYIRGLFSGGTLCDEAMHIAMEKFDNVYSNIQRDPEYRLKDVRVSQDHTFIDFGDDQFTQGKPHPMIDPSTRIERFIQEAKDPSVGVIVMDFVLGFGAHEDPVGAMLPAIIEAKQAAEDEGRHLEIIGYILGTELDSQNIEGQINKLLASGATHASSSQNAGLLAREFVVKGE, encoded by the coding sequence ATGACTGTTCAAGTTTTAGTAAAACCAAACACGTATATCGATTCCGTATCTCTGATGTCACTCTCAACAAAAGCGAATCAGATCGAAATCGTAGAACAAGCCATTATTGCAATGGGTACTGAAATGAATAAAGAGGTCATTAGAAATGTGGGCTTGATGACACCTGAAGTAGAAAGTGCCAAAACAAGTGATTTAGTGATTATTGTGAAGGCTGCCTCTGAAGAGCAATGTGAGGATGCTTTCGAAAGCATTAACGAATTATTAACGAAGAAGAAAGATTCCTCTAAAGGAAAGAGTGAGATTAAATACTCAACAATTGGATCAGCCGTAAACGGTACTCCTGAAGCTAACTTAGCGATTATTGCCGTAAATGGGAGTTATGCTCCTAGAGAAGCAAGAAAAGCTCTTGAAAATAATCTTCACGTCATGCTATTTAGCGACAATGTAAGTATTGAAGATGAAATTCAATTAAAGACTTTAGCACAAGAAAAAGGCTTGCTAATGATGGGGCCAGACTGTGGTACTGCGATTATTGGTAATGTCGCTTTGTGTTTTGCAAATGCCGTGAGAAAAGGCAATATCGGGATCGTTGGCGCATCAGGAACAGGTAGCCAAGAGGTAACGGTTCGTATTCATGAATTTGGCGGTGGAATCACACAGTTGATCGGTACGGGCGGTAGAGATCTAAGTGAAGAGGTTGGCGGCATTATGATGCTGGCTGGAATTAAAGCGTTAGAAGAGGACGATGCAACAAAGGTAATTGTCCTTGTATCTAAACCACCAGCACCAAGTGTCGAAGAGAAAGTGCTAGCACAAATTAAACAAAGTAAAAAACCAGTTGTGGTTTGGTTTGTGGGTGGGAATGAAGAAAAAGTCACCAATGCTGGCGGTCACTTTGCAAAAATGTCAAAAGAAGCGGCACTTAAAGCGGTACTTTTAGCTGGAGCAGACGAATCCAAGCTTAACAAACGAGCGTTAAATCTTCCGCTTATTGAAGAAGTGCGTGCGAAGCTAAAGCCTGAGCAAAAATATATCCGTGGACTATTTAGTGGCGGTACGCTCTGTGATGAAGCAATGCATATTGCTATGGAGAAATTCGATAATGTCTACAGTAACATTCAGAGAGATCCTGAATATCGCTTAAAAGACGTTAGAGTAAGCCAAGATCATACCTTTATTGATTTCGGAGACGACCAATTTACACAAGGTAAGCCACATCCAATGATAGATCCATCCACTCGGATTGAAAGATTTATTCAAGAAGCAAAAGATCCTTCTGTTGGTGTTATTGTGATGGACTTTGTTCTAGGCTTCGGAGCACACGAGGATCCTGTAGGCGCAATGCTTCCAGCGATTATCGAAGCGAAGCAAGCCGCTGAAGATGAAGGAAGACATCTAGAGATTATTGGATACATTCTTGGAACCGAGCTAGATAGTCAAAATATTGAGGGTCAAATTAATAAATTGTTAGCTTCTGGTGCTACACATGCTAGCAGCAGTCAGAACGCAGGTCTACTAGCAAGAGAATTCGTTGTGAAAGGAGAATAG